The Bacteroidia bacterium genomic sequence GTGTTTGTTTGAGTGCCAGCAAACAAAAAATTCAAGAAAGCATAATTCCTGCCGCACATGCTTTTTAACATTGTATGCTTTTCTTTCCTTTTCAATGCGCTTTAATGTATTTTCTAATCTATACATCCGCACATTTTCAAATCTTCAATTTATTCTACATTTTAAATTAAACGTGCCTATGGCTTAGGTAAACGTGTCATACGACGAACTAAATTTGACTCACAACCAGCTGGGTTTGCCTCACAACCAGTTGGGTTTGCCTCACAAATAGGTGGGTTTATCATACAACCAGATGGATTTGTCATACAATCAGATGGATTTGCCTCACAACCAGTTGGTTTTGTCATACAATCAGCTGGGTTTGCCTCACAACCACCTGGTTTTGTCATACAATCAGTTGGATTTGTCATACATCCAGCGTAATTTGCCTTAGGACAAGCTAAATTAATGAAGCAACACACTCAAAAATTTAACTATTTAGGAGTGTATTGCCTTATTTGTAGTAGAAATGACTTTTTGCTTATTTTTTAGCGTCGGCTAAAAACTGCGCTAAACCGCTGTCGGTTAAAGGATGTTTGAGCAAAGCAACAATCGCGCTAAGCGGACATGTAACAACATCGGCACCAATTTTTGCACAGTTGATAATGTGCATCGGATGGCGCACAGAAGCTGCTAATATTTGGGTGTTGTACCCATAATTATCATAAATCAAACGGATGTCATCAATGAGTTGTAAGCCATCTGTGGAAACATCGTCTAACCTTCCGATAAAGGGAGAAACGTAGGTTGCGCCAGCTTTTGCGGCTAACAAAGCTTGTCCTGCCGAAAAAACCAAAGTGCAATTGGTACGAATGCCTTTGTCGCTGAAATAACGAATGGCTTTTACGCCTTCTTTAATCATCGGAATTTTAACGACAATTTGTTTGTGGAGCTTCGCCAATGCTTCGCCTTCTCTCACCATTCCTTTAAAATCGGTAGAAATTACTTCGGCACTTACATCACCCGTAACAATTTTACAGATGTCCACATAGTGTTTTAAAATGTTTTTTTCGTCTTTGATACCTTCTTTCGCCATCAAGGATGGATTAGTGGTAACTCCATCTAAAACGCCCATGTCTTGAGCTTCTTTTATTTGCGCGAGGTTGGCAGTGTCTATAAAAAACTTCATCTTTTAGTGTTTGAAAATTTATTTTTCAAAGGTAAAAATAGGAGCGG encodes the following:
- the fsa gene encoding fructose-6-phosphate aldolase — its product is MKFFIDTANLAQIKEAQDMGVLDGVTTNPSLMAKEGIKDEKNILKHYVDICKIVTGDVSAEVISTDFKGMVREGEALAKLHKQIVVKIPMIKEGVKAIRYFSDKGIRTNCTLVFSAGQALLAAKAGATYVSPFIGRLDDVSTDGLQLIDDIRLIYDNYGYNTQILAASVRHPMHIINCAKIGADVVTCPLSAIVALLKHPLTDSGLAQFLADAKK